One Carassius auratus strain Wakin unplaced genomic scaffold, ASM336829v1 scaf_tig00214186, whole genome shotgun sequence DNA window includes the following coding sequences:
- the LOC113091472 gene encoding uncharacterized protein KIAA1522 homolog isoform X5, which yields MVVFIRKNIQSLLSIFKKKAGQKQNEQGKLTVHYTASQHYQENVFIEGSRPQYLEDLHSEAQEGLKILQQEENKNGVDFQDDQTVSEENTSSKERDESLETDSTAGHSVISVSTVSAVSLRPVLTRQGSTFKPLDPVKRLDKTKRGSRRTTIMGIPQQVQRELEMTRGTTLQQRPSGEHDGEVDSCGRVALPTIDGERPSVNQKGARVHLQNIEVFHTSRDEEFLINHIHSVYQDELNRKLGIGACPATRPRSLAVPGMTTYSFLHEPQGPVMSISPQATYLSKIIPNAVLPVAIDIIEINHDHSQCSTNTVSKSSLASASPASLRSGGGTNQDPTTPSPSRSHSQSSETIVSNSSTISSKAKCLPTFDADITKEISDLIPKDINVTSSSSCKSLNSNSTNHRLDHSEIGEAGVNVRNSHSFYRNLSVMKTKLPPAPPQRTYSLHHEKLKWRSRELVDIKDLKHMSPNDGQTGRDLSSAKDHQSISNEKSSAHSSVLNSSRDFQSGNSSPQKTGEESGENKFDRTLSPSSGYSSQSGTPTHSPKEVSPTSPGKRRVKTLQPERTSVQTSPVVSVSSSMTSLSSVTSDTAHHDIQTNTTPSEPLKCSPPVTTVKNKVTPTHPTIALRELFNVPPPPKVKAPSPPPPETWIHNKRTLELLCGPDPNHHRLHQLQKQQKGSLTGKKQNTNSIHITEQTLPKIQTTGKVQSGTQLENKEAVKERNESMSPQVSEQMLVDPPDLRQNKSSTLHNELNELESTKFLKEVNQNIHTQDQRTVEDQKEKGSQKLLTKKVPTIKVDQSMLAQTNCEVKPDSEIVNTACTLKNDQTSEENKGNCIKDILNHKKLQTLGIEVPEANGISPPPSPPPEHHPPPPPTKKMLGFSVSIPPSDEDEQKQETEEQVTLLESTWPPPPPPEEESTDLIFEEQDELNFPPPPPSFIHEPLSEISINCNDESCEQPDNIELRSSNASDMASSSDQDSEIHAILPTGTVQNDMEDRQQDKPCNNVSHFSVDEDGMENTTVAPPRMSSLLPDELVQGEEMASHDSSEQTSLDTEAEYTNVPLATPLPVEDQSTVNFRRHQCLINKDNRSKELLCHQKSTPIPKEDANIPLVTPSLLQMVRLRSVIVDEDQAKNDSKPSVESTTTEDHSITSQATPQKPIRKSLTLKSNSPSKSTPATTTVQSMRLQEAIRMKTAAMSSSGVPAVLNTRLTSTSDTGPPVPSPKSPDGCDLHMSPASTASFIFSKSTKKVVIETPTSPEVQAILKQSLAAEIIQISNQAKTNGTKKPIKVPPPVAKKPVHGTNTPNRTDNVTLDKTGILTNKQMMKVEVNGQNDQVHPAGQ from the exons ATGGTGGTCTTCATAAGAAAAAACATTCAATCTCTGTTGTCGATATTTAAGAAGAAGG CAGGCCAAAAGCAGAATGAGCAAGGAAAGCTGACTGTACACTACACAGCCTCCCAGCACTACCAGGAGAATGTGTTCATAGAGGGAAGCAGGCCACAGTACCTGGAAGACCTGCATTCTGAGGCCCAGGAGGGACTGAAGATACTACAGCAGGAGG AGAACAAAAATGGAGTGGACTTTCAGGATGATCAGACTGTG TCAGAGGAAAATACAAGCTCAAAAGAAAGAGATGAATCACTTGAGACTGATAGTACTGCGGGACACTCCGTCATTTCAGTGTCAACTGTCTCAGCAGTCTCTTTACGTCCAGTACTTACACGTCAAG GCTCCACATTTAAGCCCTTGGACCCAGTTAAACGACTGGACAAGACCAAGAGGGGAAGTAGAAGAACAACTATAATGGGAATACCACAACAAGTACAAAGAGAACTGG AAATGACAAGAGGAACTACACTCCAGCAACGTCCAAGTGGAGAACATGATGGTGAAGTTGATTCCTGTGGCAGAGTTGCCCTCCCAACAATTGATGGAGAGCGCCCCTCAGTAAATCAAAAAGGAGCTCGTGTACACCTGCAGAACATTGAAGTTTTTCATACATCAAGAGATGAGGAGTTTCTAATAAACCACATCCATTCTGTCTACCAAGATGAGTTAAACCGAAAGCTTGGGATAGGAGCGTGCCCTGCAACGAGACCAAGGTCTCTTGCTGTGCCAGGGATGACCACTTACTCTTTCCTGCATGAGCCTCAAGGTCCCGTTATGTCCATTTCACCACAGGCAACTTATTTATCTAAGATTATTCCGAACGCAGTTCTGCCTGTTGCAATAGACATAATTGAAATTAATCATGATCACAGCCAGTGCAGTACGAATACAGTTAGCAAGAGTAGTTTAGCATCAGCTAGTCCAGCTTCTTTACGATCTGGAGGTGGCACAAATCAAGATCCAACTACCCCTAGCCCAAGCAGGAGCCATTCACAATCATCTGAGACTATTGTCTCGAACTCCTCCACAATCTCTTCAAAAGCAAAGTGTCTACCAACATTTGATGCCGACATCACCAAAGAAATTTCAGATTTAATCCCAAAAGACATAAATGTTACAAGCTCAAGTAGTTGTAAAAGCTTGAACAGTAACAGTACAAATCACAGACTGGACCACAGTGAGATCGGTGAAGCAGGGGTAAATGTCAGAAACAGCCATTCATTCTATCGTAATCTCTCTGTAATGAAGACAAAATTACCCCCAGCACCACCTCAGAGAACCTATTCCTTGCACCATGAAAAACTTAAGTGGAGATCAAGGGAACTGGTAGACATAAAAGATCTCAAACATATGTCCCCAAATGATGGGCAAACTGGTAGAGATCTTAGCAGTGCAAAAGACCATCAGTCAATCAGTAATGAGAAGAGTTCTGCCCATTCTTCAGTGCTCAACTCATCAAGAGACTTCCAGTCAGGTAACTCATCCCCACAGAAGACTGGAGAAGAATCTGGTGAAAACAAATTCGATAGGACTTTGTCTCCCTCGAGTGGATACTCAAGCCAAAGTGGGACACCTACGCATTCCCCTAAAGAGGTCAGTCCCACCTCACCAGGAAAGAGAAGAGTAAAGACTTTACAGCCTGAGAGAACAAGTGTACAGACCTCGCCGGTGGTTTCAGTCTCTTCATCAATGACATCTCTATCTTCAGTCACATCAGACACGGCACATCATGACATTCAAACCAACACCACCCCATCAGAGCCATTAAAGTGCTCCCCACCTGTTACAACAGTGAAAAACAAGGTGACACCAACACACCCAACTATTGCCCTTAGGGAACTGTTCAATGTTCCCCCTCCACCCAAGGTAAAAGCCCCATCTCCCCCACCCCCTGAAACCTGGATTCACAATAAACGAACACTTGAACTATTATGTGGCCCAGATCCAAACCACCATAGGTTACATCAgcttcaaaaacagcaaaaaggGTCATTAacaggtaaaaaacaaaacacaaattcaaTACACATCACTGAACAAACTTTACCAAAGatacagacaacaggaaaagTACAGTCAGGGACCCAACTGGAGAACAAAGAAGCTGTAAAAGAACGAAATGAGTCCATGTCACCACAAGTGTCTGAACAAATGCTAGTAGACCCGCCAGATTTGAGGCAAAACAAAAGCTCAACATTACacaatgaattaaatgaactAGAAAGTACAAAATTCCTCAAGGAGGTCAACCAGAACATTCATACACAAGATCAGAGAACTGTAGAGGATCAAAAGGAAAAAGGAAGCCAAAAACTCCTTACAAAGAAGGTACCAACTATCAAAGTTGATCAAAGTATGCTGGCACAAACAAACTGTGAAGTCAAACCAGATTCTGAAATCGTGAACACAGCATGCACCCTAAAGAATGATCAAACCAGTGAGGAGAACAAAGGAAACTGCATTAAGGACATTCTCAATCACAAAAAATTGCAAACTCTCGGTATAGAAGTACCTGAGGCCAATGGCatttctcctcctccttctccacCTCCAGAACACCACCCTCCACCACCACCAACTAAAAAGATGTTAGGCTTCTCAGTATCTATACCACCATCTGATGAAGATGAACAGAAACAAGAAACAGAGGAACAGGTGACTCTCCTGGAGTCTACTTGGCCTCCACCACCTCCACCAGAGGAAGAGTCAACTGACTTGATATTTGAGGAACAAGATGAACTTAACTTCCCACCACCACCTCCCTCGTTTATCCACGAGCCCCTTTCAGAGATATCTATCAATTGCAATGACGAATCATGTGAACAGCCTGACAATATAGAACTGAGGTCATCGAATGCCTCAGATATGGCCAGCAGTTCAGACCAAGATTCCGAAATACATGCCATTCTGCCAACAGGAACTGTACAAAATGATATGGAGGACAGGCAACAAGATAAGCCTTGTAACAACGTGTCACACTTCTCTGTGGACGAAGATGGCATGGAAAACACAACTGTAGCCCCTCCGAGAATGTCCTCTCTTTTACCAGATGAACTTGTACAAGGGGAGGAAATGGCATCACATGATTCATCAGAGCAAACATCACTTGACACCGAAGCAGAATACACTAACGTGCCACTTGCAACTCCTCTTCCAGTGGAAGACCAATCCACTGTTAACTTCCGAAGACACCAGTGCCTCATAAACAAAGACAACCGGAGCAAAGAACTGCTGTGTCATCAAAAAAGCACACCCATTCCAAAGGAGGATGCCAACATTCCCCTCGTCACACCTTCCTTACTTCAGATGGTGCGACTAAGATCTGTAATTGTAGATGAAGATCAAGCTAAAAATGATAGCAAACCAAGTGTTGAGTCCACAACAACGGAGGATCACAGTATTActagtcaagcaactccacaaaAGCCTATTCGCAAATCCTTGACCTTGAAGTCTAACTCACCTTCTAAGTCAACTCCTGCTACAACCACAGTCCAATCCATGCGTCTTCAAGAGGCCATACGTATGAAGACCGCTGCAATGTCCTCTAGTGGAGTACCTGCAGTGCTTAACACACGCTTAACCTCAACTAGTGATACTGGTCCACCTGTGCCATCCCCTAAATCACCAGATGGCTGTGACTTGCATATGTCCCCTGCATCTACAGCCAGCTTTATCTTCTCCAAAAGCACAAAGAAAGTTGTCATTGAAACACCCACTTCTCCAGAGGTCCAAGCAATCCTCAAACAAAGTCTTGCAGCTGAGATAATACAGATTTCCAACCAAGCCAAGACAAATGGGACAAAAAAGCCAATTAAGGTGCCGCCACCTGTTGCTAAGAAACCAGTGCATGGAACAAATACTCCCAACAGGACGGATAATGTAACACTGGACAAGACTGGGATCttgacaaataaacaaatgatgaaaGTCGAAGTTAATGGGCAAAATGATCAAGTGCATCCTGCTGGTCAGTAA
- the LOC113091472 gene encoding uncharacterized protein KIAA1522 homolog isoform X1 — protein sequence MSRSSSAGDLVPKDITEILALQQASKKKQGSSLGRAFSWLKGSKRKRSLSNGNSRSGGPCGRSGESTTAKQIHASGDSKAGQKQNEQGKLTVHYTASQHYQENVFIEGSRPQYLEDLHSEAQEGLKILQQEENKNGVDFQDDQTVSEENTSSKERDESLETDSTAGHSVISVSTVSAVSLRPVLTRQGSTFKPLDPVKRLDKTKRGSRRTTIMGIPQQVQRELEMTRGTTLQQRPSGEHDGEVDSCGRVALPTIDGERPSVNQKGARVHLQNIEVFHTSRDEEFLINHIHSVYQDELNRKLGIGACPATRPRSLAVPGMTTYSFLHEPQGPVMSISPQATYLSKIIPNAVLPVAIDIIEINHDHSQCSTNTVSKSSLASASPASLRSGGGTNQDPTTPSPSRSHSQSSETIVSNSSTISSKAKCLPTFDADITKEISDLIPKDINVTSSSSCKSLNSNSTNHRLDHSEIGEAGVNVRNSHSFYRNLSVMKTKLPPAPPQRTYSLHHEKLKWRSRELVDIKDLKHMSPNDGQTGRDLSSAKDHQSISNEKSSAHSSVLNSSRDFQSGNSSPQKTGEESGENKFDRTLSPSSGYSSQSGTPTHSPKEVSPTSPGKRRVKTLQPERTSVQTSPVVSVSSSMTSLSSVTSDTAHHDIQTNTTPSEPLKCSPPVTTVKNKVTPTHPTIALRELFNVPPPPKVKAPSPPPPETWIHNKRTLELLCGPDPNHHRLHQLQKQQKGSLTGKKQNTNSIHITEQTLPKIQTTGKVQSGTQLENKEAVKERNESMSPQVSEQMLVDPPDLRQNKSSTLHNELNELESTKFLKEVNQNIHTQDQRTVEDQKEKGSQKLLTKKVPTIKVDQSMLAQTNCEVKPDSEIVNTACTLKNDQTSEENKGNCIKDILNHKKLQTLGIEVPEANGISPPPSPPPEHHPPPPPTKKMLGFSVSIPPSDEDEQKQETEEQVTLLESTWPPPPPPEEESTDLIFEEQDELNFPPPPPSFIHEPLSEISINCNDESCEQPDNIELRSSNASDMASSSDQDSEIHAILPTGTVQNDMEDRQQDKPCNNVSHFSVDEDGMENTTVAPPRMSSLLPDELVQGEEMASHDSSEQTSLDTEAEYTNVPLATPLPVEDQSTVNFRRHQCLINKDNRSKELLCHQKSTPIPKEDANIPLVTPSLLQMVRLRSVIVDEDQAKNDSKPSVESTTTEDHSITSQATPQKPIRKSLTLKSNSPSKSTPATTTVQSMRLQEAIRMKTAAMSSSGVPAVLNTRLTSTSDTGPPVPSPKSPDGCDLHMSPASTASFIFSKSTKKVVIETPTSPEVQAILKQSLAAEIIQISNQAKTNGTKKPIKVPPPVAKKPVHGTNTPNRTDNVTLDKTGILTNKQMMKVEVNGQNDQVHPAGQ from the exons CAGGCCAAAAGCAGAATGAGCAAGGAAAGCTGACTGTACACTACACAGCCTCCCAGCACTACCAGGAGAATGTGTTCATAGAGGGAAGCAGGCCACAGTACCTGGAAGACCTGCATTCTGAGGCCCAGGAGGGACTGAAGATACTACAGCAGGAGG AGAACAAAAATGGAGTGGACTTTCAGGATGATCAGACTGTG TCAGAGGAAAATACAAGCTCAAAAGAAAGAGATGAATCACTTGAGACTGATAGTACTGCGGGACACTCCGTCATTTCAGTGTCAACTGTCTCAGCAGTCTCTTTACGTCCAGTACTTACACGTCAAG GCTCCACATTTAAGCCCTTGGACCCAGTTAAACGACTGGACAAGACCAAGAGGGGAAGTAGAAGAACAACTATAATGGGAATACCACAACAAGTACAAAGAGAACTGG AAATGACAAGAGGAACTACACTCCAGCAACGTCCAAGTGGAGAACATGATGGTGAAGTTGATTCCTGTGGCAGAGTTGCCCTCCCAACAATTGATGGAGAGCGCCCCTCAGTAAATCAAAAAGGAGCTCGTGTACACCTGCAGAACATTGAAGTTTTTCATACATCAAGAGATGAGGAGTTTCTAATAAACCACATCCATTCTGTCTACCAAGATGAGTTAAACCGAAAGCTTGGGATAGGAGCGTGCCCTGCAACGAGACCAAGGTCTCTTGCTGTGCCAGGGATGACCACTTACTCTTTCCTGCATGAGCCTCAAGGTCCCGTTATGTCCATTTCACCACAGGCAACTTATTTATCTAAGATTATTCCGAACGCAGTTCTGCCTGTTGCAATAGACATAATTGAAATTAATCATGATCACAGCCAGTGCAGTACGAATACAGTTAGCAAGAGTAGTTTAGCATCAGCTAGTCCAGCTTCTTTACGATCTGGAGGTGGCACAAATCAAGATCCAACTACCCCTAGCCCAAGCAGGAGCCATTCACAATCATCTGAGACTATTGTCTCGAACTCCTCCACAATCTCTTCAAAAGCAAAGTGTCTACCAACATTTGATGCCGACATCACCAAAGAAATTTCAGATTTAATCCCAAAAGACATAAATGTTACAAGCTCAAGTAGTTGTAAAAGCTTGAACAGTAACAGTACAAATCACAGACTGGACCACAGTGAGATCGGTGAAGCAGGGGTAAATGTCAGAAACAGCCATTCATTCTATCGTAATCTCTCTGTAATGAAGACAAAATTACCCCCAGCACCACCTCAGAGAACCTATTCCTTGCACCATGAAAAACTTAAGTGGAGATCAAGGGAACTGGTAGACATAAAAGATCTCAAACATATGTCCCCAAATGATGGGCAAACTGGTAGAGATCTTAGCAGTGCAAAAGACCATCAGTCAATCAGTAATGAGAAGAGTTCTGCCCATTCTTCAGTGCTCAACTCATCAAGAGACTTCCAGTCAGGTAACTCATCCCCACAGAAGACTGGAGAAGAATCTGGTGAAAACAAATTCGATAGGACTTTGTCTCCCTCGAGTGGATACTCAAGCCAAAGTGGGACACCTACGCATTCCCCTAAAGAGGTCAGTCCCACCTCACCAGGAAAGAGAAGAGTAAAGACTTTACAGCCTGAGAGAACAAGTGTACAGACCTCGCCGGTGGTTTCAGTCTCTTCATCAATGACATCTCTATCTTCAGTCACATCAGACACGGCACATCATGACATTCAAACCAACACCACCCCATCAGAGCCATTAAAGTGCTCCCCACCTGTTACAACAGTGAAAAACAAGGTGACACCAACACACCCAACTATTGCCCTTAGGGAACTGTTCAATGTTCCCCCTCCACCCAAGGTAAAAGCCCCATCTCCCCCACCCCCTGAAACCTGGATTCACAATAAACGAACACTTGAACTATTATGTGGCCCAGATCCAAACCACCATAGGTTACATCAgcttcaaaaacagcaaaaaggGTCATTAacaggtaaaaaacaaaacacaaattcaaTACACATCACTGAACAAACTTTACCAAAGatacagacaacaggaaaagTACAGTCAGGGACCCAACTGGAGAACAAAGAAGCTGTAAAAGAACGAAATGAGTCCATGTCACCACAAGTGTCTGAACAAATGCTAGTAGACCCGCCAGATTTGAGGCAAAACAAAAGCTCAACATTACacaatgaattaaatgaactAGAAAGTACAAAATTCCTCAAGGAGGTCAACCAGAACATTCATACACAAGATCAGAGAACTGTAGAGGATCAAAAGGAAAAAGGAAGCCAAAAACTCCTTACAAAGAAGGTACCAACTATCAAAGTTGATCAAAGTATGCTGGCACAAACAAACTGTGAAGTCAAACCAGATTCTGAAATCGTGAACACAGCATGCACCCTAAAGAATGATCAAACCAGTGAGGAGAACAAAGGAAACTGCATTAAGGACATTCTCAATCACAAAAAATTGCAAACTCTCGGTATAGAAGTACCTGAGGCCAATGGCatttctcctcctccttctccacCTCCAGAACACCACCCTCCACCACCACCAACTAAAAAGATGTTAGGCTTCTCAGTATCTATACCACCATCTGATGAAGATGAACAGAAACAAGAAACAGAGGAACAGGTGACTCTCCTGGAGTCTACTTGGCCTCCACCACCTCCACCAGAGGAAGAGTCAACTGACTTGATATTTGAGGAACAAGATGAACTTAACTTCCCACCACCACCTCCCTCGTTTATCCACGAGCCCCTTTCAGAGATATCTATCAATTGCAATGACGAATCATGTGAACAGCCTGACAATATAGAACTGAGGTCATCGAATGCCTCAGATATGGCCAGCAGTTCAGACCAAGATTCCGAAATACATGCCATTCTGCCAACAGGAACTGTACAAAATGATATGGAGGACAGGCAACAAGATAAGCCTTGTAACAACGTGTCACACTTCTCTGTGGACGAAGATGGCATGGAAAACACAACTGTAGCCCCTCCGAGAATGTCCTCTCTTTTACCAGATGAACTTGTACAAGGGGAGGAAATGGCATCACATGATTCATCAGAGCAAACATCACTTGACACCGAAGCAGAATACACTAACGTGCCACTTGCAACTCCTCTTCCAGTGGAAGACCAATCCACTGTTAACTTCCGAAGACACCAGTGCCTCATAAACAAAGACAACCGGAGCAAAGAACTGCTGTGTCATCAAAAAAGCACACCCATTCCAAAGGAGGATGCCAACATTCCCCTCGTCACACCTTCCTTACTTCAGATGGTGCGACTAAGATCTGTAATTGTAGATGAAGATCAAGCTAAAAATGATAGCAAACCAAGTGTTGAGTCCACAACAACGGAGGATCACAGTATTActagtcaagcaactccacaaaAGCCTATTCGCAAATCCTTGACCTTGAAGTCTAACTCACCTTCTAAGTCAACTCCTGCTACAACCACAGTCCAATCCATGCGTCTTCAAGAGGCCATACGTATGAAGACCGCTGCAATGTCCTCTAGTGGAGTACCTGCAGTGCTTAACACACGCTTAACCTCAACTAGTGATACTGGTCCACCTGTGCCATCCCCTAAATCACCAGATGGCTGTGACTTGCATATGTCCCCTGCATCTACAGCCAGCTTTATCTTCTCCAAAAGCACAAAGAAAGTTGTCATTGAAACACCCACTTCTCCAGAGGTCCAAGCAATCCTCAAACAAAGTCTTGCAGCTGAGATAATACAGATTTCCAACCAAGCCAAGACAAATGGGACAAAAAAGCCAATTAAGGTGCCGCCACCTGTTGCTAAGAAACCAGTGCATGGAACAAATACTCCCAACAGGACGGATAATGTAACACTGGACAAGACTGGGATCttgacaaataaacaaatgatgaaaGTCGAAGTTAATGGGCAAAATGATCAAGTGCATCCTGCTGGTCAGTAA